From Daphnia pulicaria isolate SC F1-1A chromosome 11, SC_F0-13Bv2, whole genome shotgun sequence, the proteins below share one genomic window:
- the LOC124315261 gene encoding translation initiation factor IF-2-like isoform X1, with the protein MDQRLSSVCSCERHCSREMKMIPAVILICIATTVTSAPTSQYTINVDGPEGRHVQMGEPGKAVSGYYTSRSLDGLMEYKTNYEADDKGYRATGDHLPVAAVLPAVRSLDSAPEGYVFKYEAPGGHSHYMMGQPGKSVQGSFTYVDAEGRSQRVDYEADEKGYRVLPIKEEETPIAIASVSADAEVVIAAGPVIPVAAEPIPEIVAEPIPEIVAEPITQVVAEPVVAAPVPEAVAEPVVVAVAAAADPAPKPVVVEDPSSRTILATEEKPVEMMYYQKDTGTVEAATRTISEEEKPAVMMYYPKDAEVAKEAEPATRTIPEEEKPAYMMYYIKDAGAVEAAEPASRTIPEEQPAAMMYYPNEAEVAKEAEPASRTIPEEQPAAMMYYPKDAGAVEAAEPASRTIPEEQPVAMMYYPKDAEVAEPSSRTIQGASEAVAEPAPAVKTVASDPAPAQPVAESTQSNTQGKAVYALPIALPGATYYGLPARFVQPALPAFHYAAPYAYAYGYNVGYPLTGGSYVYTH; encoded by the exons ATGGATCAGAGGCTCTCCAGCGTTTGTTCTTGTGAAAGACATTGTAgcagagaaatgaaaatgattccgGCA gtgaTTCTGATTTGTATCGCAACGACGGTGACATCTGCACCGACTAGCCAGTACACGATTAACGTTGATGGGCCAGAAGGTCGTCATGTACAGATGGGCGAACCCGGCAAAGCTGTCTCCGGCTATTACAC CTCCCGGAGTTTAGACGGCCTGATGgaatacaaaacaaattacGAGGCTGACGACAAAGGTTATCGCGCAACAGGTGATCATTTACCTGTCGCCGCTGTCCTTCCGGCAGTTCGTTCGTTGGATTCCGCACCGGAAGGCTACGTTTTCAAATACGAAGCTCCTGGAGGTCACAGCCACTACATGATGGGCCAACCTGGAAAATCTGTCCAAGGATCATTCAC ATATGTCGATGCTGAGGGAAGATCACAACGCGTCGACTACGAAGCCGATGAGAAAGGCTACCGAGTCCTGCCCATCAAAGAAGAGGAAACACCCATTGCAATCGCTTCCGTAAGTGCTGACGCTGAAGTCGTCATAGCGGCTGGACCAGTCATCCCAGTTGCGGCTGAACCGATCCCAGAGATTGTTGCCGAACCGATTCCAGAGATTGTTGCCGAACCTATCACCCAAGTTGTCGCTGAACCGGTCGTCGCTGCACCTGTCCCAGAAGCTGTTGCCGAACCTGTCGTAGTGGCCgtggccgctgctgctgatcCCGCCCCAAAACCTGTAGTAGTTGAAGATCCATCGAGTCGGACAATCCTGGCGACGGAAGAGAAACCCGTTGAAATGATGTACTACCAAAAGGACACGGGAACCGTCGAAGCAGCTACTCGAACCATCTCAGAAGAGGAAAAACCAGCTGTCATGATGTATTATCCAAAGGACGCTGAAGTCGCCAAAGAGGCCGAACCTGCGACCCGAACGAtcccagaagaagaaaaacccgcTTACATGATGTACTACATCAAAGACGCCGGAGCCGTTGAAGCAGCCGAACCTGCCAGTCGAACGATCCCAGAAGAACAGCCAGCAGCCATGATGTACTATCCCAATGAAGCTGAG GTCGCCAAAGAAGCCGAACCTGCCAGTCGAACAATCCCAGAGGAACAACCAGCCGCCATGATGTACTATCCCAAAGACGCCGGAGCCGTCGAAGCAGCCGAACCTGCCAGTCGAACGATCCCGGAAGAGCAACCAGTCGCCATGATGTACTATCCCAAAGACGCTGAAGTTGCTGAACCGTCCAGTAGAACGATTCAAGGAGCATCCGAAGCAGTTGCTGAACCGGCTCccgctgtcaaaacagtcgcAAGTGATCCTGCACCTGCCCAGCCGGTTGCTGAATCCACTCAATCGAATACCCAAGGAAAAGCGGTCTACGCCCTGCCTATCGCCCTACCCGGTGCAACTTATTACGGCCTTCCAGCCAGATTCGTCCAGCCCGCCTTGCCCGCATTTCATTACGCTGCGCCCTACGCTTACGCTTACGGCTACAATGTCGGTTATCCTCTGACAGGAGGAAGCTACGTTTACACCCATTAA
- the LOC124315261 gene encoding translation initiation factor IF-2-like isoform X2, translated as MDQRLSSVCSCERHCSREMKMIPAVILICIATTVTSAPTSQYTINVDGPEGRHVQMGEPGKAVSGYYTSRSLDGLMEYKTNYEADDKGYRATGDHLPVAAVLPAVRSLDSAPEGYVFKYEAPGGHSHYMMGQPGKSVQGSFTYVDAEGRSQRVDYEADEKGYRVLPIKEEETPIAIASVSADAEVVIAAGPVIPVAAEPIPEIVAEPIPEIVAEPITQVVAEPVVAAPVPEAVAEPVVVAVAAAADPAPKPVVVEDPSSRTILATEEKPVEMMYYQKDTGTVEAATRTISEEEKPAVMMYYPKDAEVAKEAEPATRTIPEEEKPAYMMYYIKDAGAVEAAEPASRTIPEEQPAAMMYYPNEAEVAKGAKPASRTILEEQPAAMMYYPKEAEVAKEAEPASRTIPEEQPAAMMYYPKDAGAVEAAEPASRTIPEEQPVAMMYYPKDAEVAEPSSRTIQGASEAVAEPAPAVKTVASDPAPAQPVAESTQSNTQGKAVYALPIALPGATYYGLPARFVQPALPAFHYAAPYAYAYGYNVGYPLTGGSYVYTH; from the exons ATGGATCAGAGGCTCTCCAGCGTTTGTTCTTGTGAAAGACATTGTAgcagagaaatgaaaatgattccgGCA gtgaTTCTGATTTGTATCGCAACGACGGTGACATCTGCACCGACTAGCCAGTACACGATTAACGTTGATGGGCCAGAAGGTCGTCATGTACAGATGGGCGAACCCGGCAAAGCTGTCTCCGGCTATTACAC CTCCCGGAGTTTAGACGGCCTGATGgaatacaaaacaaattacGAGGCTGACGACAAAGGTTATCGCGCAACAGGTGATCATTTACCTGTCGCCGCTGTCCTTCCGGCAGTTCGTTCGTTGGATTCCGCACCGGAAGGCTACGTTTTCAAATACGAAGCTCCTGGAGGTCACAGCCACTACATGATGGGCCAACCTGGAAAATCTGTCCAAGGATCATTCAC ATATGTCGATGCTGAGGGAAGATCACAACGCGTCGACTACGAAGCCGATGAGAAAGGCTACCGAGTCCTGCCCATCAAAGAAGAGGAAACACCCATTGCAATCGCTTCCGTAAGTGCTGACGCTGAAGTCGTCATAGCGGCTGGACCAGTCATCCCAGTTGCGGCTGAACCGATCCCAGAGATTGTTGCCGAACCGATTCCAGAGATTGTTGCCGAACCTATCACCCAAGTTGTCGCTGAACCGGTCGTCGCTGCACCTGTCCCAGAAGCTGTTGCCGAACCTGTCGTAGTGGCCgtggccgctgctgctgatcCCGCCCCAAAACCTGTAGTAGTTGAAGATCCATCGAGTCGGACAATCCTGGCGACGGAAGAGAAACCCGTTGAAATGATGTACTACCAAAAGGACACGGGAACCGTCGAAGCAGCTACTCGAACCATCTCAGAAGAGGAAAAACCAGCTGTCATGATGTATTATCCAAAGGACGCTGAAGTCGCCAAAGAGGCCGAACCTGCGACCCGAACGAtcccagaagaagaaaaacccgcTTACATGATGTACTACATCAAAGACGCCGGAGCCGTTGAAGCAGCCGAACCTGCCAGTCGAACGATCCCAGAAGAACAGCCAGCAGCCATGATGTACTATCCCAATGAAGCTGAGGTCGCCAAAGGTGCCAAACCGGCGAGTCGAACTATCCTGGAAGAGCAGCCAGCCGCCATGATGTACTATCCTAAAGAAGCTGAGGTCGCCAAAGAAGCCGAACCTGCCAGTCGAACAATCCCAGAGGAACAACCAGCCGCCATGATGTACTATCCCAAAGACGCCGGAGCCGTCGAAGCAGCCGAACCTGCCAGTCGAACGATCCCGGAAGAGCAACCAGTCGCCATGATGTACTATCCCAAAGACGCTGAAGTTGCTGAACCGTCCAGTAGAACGATTCAAGGAGCATCCGAAGCAGTTGCTGAACCGGCTCccgctgtcaaaacagtcgcAAGTGATCCTGCACCTGCCCAGCCGGTTGCTGAATCCACTCAATCGAATACCCAAGGAAAAGCGGTCTACGCCCTGCCTATCGCCCTACCCGGTGCAACTTATTACGGCCTTCCAGCCAGATTCGTCCAGCCCGCCTTGCCCGCATTTCATTACGCTGCGCCCTACGCTTACGCTTACGGCTACAATGTCGGTTATCCTCTGACAGGAGGAAGCTACGTTTACACCCATTAA
- the LOC124315595 gene encoding uncharacterized protein LOC124315595 isoform X1, with protein MCSFKLMAFACFVAAAAVGADLPAGAKNPAAQDVGNYTVLYDGPDGSHLQTGEPGKAVKGFYTQVFFDSRGRKQKVTYEADARGYRVTSAAVVATESAAQIPVTTRRPRIIEKIVPKLQGGVFFTKKVNEARTELREQSTIRTTSAETPQSTSKPNPVTTSIPTLKEAEKEIIHLKTVPKSLIKFKEPRALLNYDFAYNLGYPYVDGIYVYAL; from the exons ATGTGTAGTTTCAAG CTGATGGCCTTCGCGTGTTTtgtggcggcggcagcggtgggAGCAGATCTCCCCGCGGGGGCGAAGAATCCGGCAGCTCAAGATGTTGGCAACTACACCGTTTTGTACGACGGGCCAGACGGAAGTCACCTACAGACGGGCGAACCAGGAAAAGCAGTGAAAGGATTTTACACGCAAGT TTTCTTCGACTCTCGTGGAAGAAAGCAAAAAGTCACATACGAAGCGGATGCGAGAGGATACCGCGTGACGTCCGCTGCCGTCGTGGCCACCGAATCAGCTGCCCAAATTCCGGTTACTACTCGTCGACCGAGAATCATTGAAAAGATCGTGCCCAAACTTCAAGGAGGAGTTTTCTTCACGAAGAAAGTTAACGAAGCTCGAACGGAATTGAGGGAACAATCCACAATTCGCACAACATCAGCTGAGACCCCCCAATCCACCAGCAAACCAAATCCAGTTACCACCTCAATTCCAACGTTGAAGGAAGCTGAAAAAGAGATCATACACTTAAAGACTGTTCCGAAAAGTCtaatcaaattcaaagaacctAGAGCACTGCTCAACTATGACTTTGCTTACAATTTAGGCTACCCTTATGTAGATGGCATCTACGTGTATGCCCTTTGA
- the LOC124315595 gene encoding uncharacterized protein LOC124315595 isoform X2, producing MCSFKLMAFACFVAAAAVGADLPAGAKNPAAQDVGNYTVLYDGPDGSHLQTGEPGKAVKGFYTFFDSRGRKQKVTYEADARGYRVTSAAVVATESAAQIPVTTRRPRIIEKIVPKLQGGVFFTKKVNEARTELREQSTIRTTSAETPQSTSKPNPVTTSIPTLKEAEKEIIHLKTVPKSLIKFKEPRALLNYDFAYNLGYPYVDGIYVYAL from the exons ATGTGTAGTTTCAAG CTGATGGCCTTCGCGTGTTTtgtggcggcggcagcggtgggAGCAGATCTCCCCGCGGGGGCGAAGAATCCGGCAGCTCAAGATGTTGGCAACTACACCGTTTTGTACGACGGGCCAGACGGAAGTCACCTACAGACGGGCGAACCAGGAAAAGCAGTGAAAGGATTTTACAC TTTCTTCGACTCTCGTGGAAGAAAGCAAAAAGTCACATACGAAGCGGATGCGAGAGGATACCGCGTGACGTCCGCTGCCGTCGTGGCCACCGAATCAGCTGCCCAAATTCCGGTTACTACTCGTCGACCGAGAATCATTGAAAAGATCGTGCCCAAACTTCAAGGAGGAGTTTTCTTCACGAAGAAAGTTAACGAAGCTCGAACGGAATTGAGGGAACAATCCACAATTCGCACAACATCAGCTGAGACCCCCCAATCCACCAGCAAACCAAATCCAGTTACCACCTCAATTCCAACGTTGAAGGAAGCTGAAAAAGAGATCATACACTTAAAGACTGTTCCGAAAAGTCtaatcaaattcaaagaacctAGAGCACTGCTCAACTATGACTTTGCTTACAATTTAGGCTACCCTTATGTAGATGGCATCTACGTGTATGCCCTTTGA
- the LOC124315267 gene encoding uncharacterized protein LOC124315267 isoform X1, whose product MASVSIEFFRAVSVGSLDDLNEIIGNIGGEMIFNLAQSYNETGETPLLVAISNRHLHVVQFLVGVLEIDISQEGRFSWKDLDYLKIPPLFAAIISDQMSIINYLIETKKVAVNLDLFLSDSPNRHIFELLRQINILELIGAAYILNGDRESLLCGLSYLKKSKYFVPFPVDETMEEAEQIPTKDELIIQRALIVCELVLRQLRLFPNIYILSNFIKHSWMSWISVLQQLNIWWENSASFVSAEAWNFNKTALDHCLSSIRHEQNDFPASTSCILKKLTFVFSFASEHLIRIHSMYWPTNQKDRADNIHDTTKIVCILSVSIMRMLSQVSFQDGERFKQNLARYIHIYEEWETDKPNLFHRACNLFYVVEQKEPDYQQVIRLFLEAGANPNAIDADGNIPLHCLLPKNDFEYWLTNPWDNPNENDNIPVIRSNFIESVRVLLDAGSHVDQLNRRRESVLELLKRNRKKQQSFKASFDSRLDDVIHSVLPLTCYCAQSIQKNNIPVENLPPTLQLFVRNH is encoded by the exons ATGGCCTCCGTCAGTATTGAATTCTTCCGTGCTGTGTCTGTTGGATCGCTAGACGACCTGAACGAAATTATCGGCAATATCGGGGGGGAAATGATTTTCAATCTGGCCCAATCGTACAATGAAACGGGAGAAACGCCTCTGCTAGTGGCCATCAGCAATAGGCATCTACATGTAGTCCAATTTTTGGTTGGCGTATTGGAAATAGACATCAGTCAAGAAGGTCGATTTTCCTGGAAAGATTTGGATTATTTGAAAATCCCGCCATTATTTGCAGCCATAATTTCAGATCAAATGTCAATCATCAATTACCtgatcgaaacaaaaaaagttgcagTGAATTTGGATTTGTTCTTGAGTGATTCGCCTAATCGCCATATATTTGAATTGCTTCGCCAAATTAATATTCTAGAATTGATCGGTGCCGCATACATCTTGAATGGGGACCGGGAGAGTCTTCTGTGCGGATTGTCTTACTTGAAGAAATCCAAATATTTTGTGCCTTTCCCAGTTGATG AGACAATGGAAGAAGCGGAACAAATTCCTACAAAAGATGAACTAATAATTCAGCGAGCTCTTATTGTTTGTGAGCTAGTCCTAAGGCAGCTGCGTCTATTTCCCAACATTTACATCCTTTCCAACTTCATCAAGCATTCATGGATGTCATGGATATCTGTCTTGCAGCAATTGAACATTTGGTGGGAAAATTCAGCTTCGTTCGTCTCAGCCGAGGCGTGGAACTTCAACAAAACGGCCCTCGACCACTGTTTGAGTTCAATCCGACATGAGCAAAACGATTTCCCCGCTAGCACTTCttgtatattaaaaaaattaacgttTGTTTTCAGCTTCGCCTCTGAGCATTTGATCAGGATCCATTCAATGTACTGGCCAACTAACCAAAAGGATCGCGCCGATAATATTCACGATACAACCAAAATTGTCTGTATCCTTTCCGTATCGATTATGCGCATGCTATCCCAGGTTAGTTTCCAGGACGGCGAACGATTCAAGCAAAATCTTGCACGTTACATCCACATCTACGAAGAATGGGAAACAGACAAGCCAAATCTCTTCCATCGAGCTTGCAATCTTTTTTATGTTGTTGAGCAGAAAGAGCCCGATTACCAGCAGGTCATCCGACTGTTTCTGGAAGCCGGAGCAAATCCCAATGCCATCGACGCAGACGGCAACATCCCCCTTCACTGTTTGTTGCCTAAAAACGATTTTGAATATTGGCTCACGAATCCCTGGGACAACCCGAATGAAAATGATAATATTCCAGTGATTCGatcaaattttattgaaaGTGTTCGAGTTCTTCTGGATGCTGGGAGCCACGTAGACCAATTGAATCGACGACGTGAATCGGTCTTGGAACTTTTGAAGCGAAACAGAAAGAAGCAGCAAAGTTTCAAAGCGTCATTCGATTCGCGTCTTGATGACGTGATTCATAGCGTTTTACCTCTAACTTGTTATTGTGCTCAATCAATCCAGAAGAATAATATCCCTGTTGAAAACTTACCACCCACTCTGCAGCTGTTTGTTCGAAATCACTGA
- the LOC124315267 gene encoding uncharacterized protein LOC124315267 isoform X2, producing MASVSIEFFRAVSVGSLDDLNEIIGNIGGEMIFNLAQSYNETGETPLLVAISNRHLHVVQFLVGVLEIDISQEGRFSWKDLDYLKIPPLFAAIISDQMSIINYLIETKKVAVNLDLFLSDSPNRHIFELLRQINILELIGAAYILNGDRESLLCGLSYLKKSKYFVPFPVDETMEEAEQIPTKDELIIQRALIVCELVLRQLRLFPNIYILSNFIKHSWMSWISVLQQLNIWWENSASFVSAEAWNFNKTALDHCLSSIRHEQNDFPASTSCILKKLTFVFSFASEHLIRIHSMYWPTNQKDRADNIHDTTKIVCILSVSIMRMLSQKEPDYQQVIRLFLEAGANPNAIDADGNIPLHCLLPKNDFEYWLTNPWDNPNENDNIPVIRSNFIESVRVLLDAGSHVDQLNRRRESVLELLKRNRKKQQSFKASFDSRLDDVIHSVLPLTCYCAQSIQKNNIPVENLPPTLQLFVRNH from the exons ATGGCCTCCGTCAGTATTGAATTCTTCCGTGCTGTGTCTGTTGGATCGCTAGACGACCTGAACGAAATTATCGGCAATATCGGGGGGGAAATGATTTTCAATCTGGCCCAATCGTACAATGAAACGGGAGAAACGCCTCTGCTAGTGGCCATCAGCAATAGGCATCTACATGTAGTCCAATTTTTGGTTGGCGTATTGGAAATAGACATCAGTCAAGAAGGTCGATTTTCCTGGAAAGATTTGGATTATTTGAAAATCCCGCCATTATTTGCAGCCATAATTTCAGATCAAATGTCAATCATCAATTACCtgatcgaaacaaaaaaagttgcagTGAATTTGGATTTGTTCTTGAGTGATTCGCCTAATCGCCATATATTTGAATTGCTTCGCCAAATTAATATTCTAGAATTGATCGGTGCCGCATACATCTTGAATGGGGACCGGGAGAGTCTTCTGTGCGGATTGTCTTACTTGAAGAAATCCAAATATTTTGTGCCTTTCCCAGTTGATG AGACAATGGAAGAAGCGGAACAAATTCCTACAAAAGATGAACTAATAATTCAGCGAGCTCTTATTGTTTGTGAGCTAGTCCTAAGGCAGCTGCGTCTATTTCCCAACATTTACATCCTTTCCAACTTCATCAAGCATTCATGGATGTCATGGATATCTGTCTTGCAGCAATTGAACATTTGGTGGGAAAATTCAGCTTCGTTCGTCTCAGCCGAGGCGTGGAACTTCAACAAAACGGCCCTCGACCACTGTTTGAGTTCAATCCGACATGAGCAAAACGATTTCCCCGCTAGCACTTCttgtatattaaaaaaattaacgttTGTTTTCAGCTTCGCCTCTGAGCATTTGATCAGGATCCATTCAATGTACTGGCCAACTAACCAAAAGGATCGCGCCGATAATATTCACGATACAACCAAAATTGTCTGTATCCTTTCCGTATCGATTATGCGCATGCTATCCCAG AAAGAGCCCGATTACCAGCAGGTCATCCGACTGTTTCTGGAAGCCGGAGCAAATCCCAATGCCATCGACGCAGACGGCAACATCCCCCTTCACTGTTTGTTGCCTAAAAACGATTTTGAATATTGGCTCACGAATCCCTGGGACAACCCGAATGAAAATGATAATATTCCAGTGATTCGatcaaattttattgaaaGTGTTCGAGTTCTTCTGGATGCTGGGAGCCACGTAGACCAATTGAATCGACGACGTGAATCGGTCTTGGAACTTTTGAAGCGAAACAGAAAGAAGCAGCAAAGTTTCAAAGCGTCATTCGATTCGCGTCTTGATGACGTGATTCATAGCGTTTTACCTCTAACTTGTTATTGTGCTCAATCAATCCAGAAGAATAATATCCCTGTTGAAAACTTACCACCCACTCTGCAGCTGTTTGTTCGAAATCACTGA
- the LOC124315579 gene encoding uncharacterized protein LOC124315579 translates to MHLYILVVAFLIDVAHAGPLRRESSASNQIILSYKTDTHSRHETGIPGRAVQGSYSYIGGDGRWYKVTYVADERGYRAKSEQLPWPLEPVVSPLPPVHHSDITVKPAPAVVQTVIKDEEPAVVEMSKEKEPIKKLPATQITWNNTKSSVTVKDDNVLKEEQPTQPLVPEPTEKLAIHVPLFTKVYSLKSTKSQQSKHRKNKAGSQSPITRYKLSFLPAYGLVMH, encoded by the exons ATGCACCTTTAC ATTTTAGTCGTCGCCTTTTTGATTGACGTCGCTCACGCGGGACCTCTGAGACGGGAATCTAGTGCGAGTAACCAAATTATTTTGAGCTACAAAACGGACACTCACTCCCGTCACGAAACCGGAATACCCGGACGCGCCGTGCAAGGATCGTACAG TTACATCGGTGGCGATGGTCGGTGGTATAAGGTGACTTACGTAGCGGACGAGAGAGGATACCGTGCAAAGAGTGAGCAATTACCTTGGCCACTTGAACCGGTAGTCAGCCCACTGCCGCCAGTCCATCATTCGGATATCACCGTGAAACCAGCCCCAGCAGTCGTCCAAACTGTAATCAAGGATGAGGAACCTGCTGTGGTGGAAATgagcaaagaaaaagagccaATCAAAAAATTACCAGCAACTCAAATCACTTGGAACAATACAAAGTCAAGCGTGACAGTTAAAGATGACAATGTTTTAAAAGAGGAACAACCCACGCAACCACTAGTTCCCGAGCCAACCGAAAAACTAGCGATTCACGTGCCACTCTTCACCAAAGTTTACAGcttgaaatcaacaaaatccCAGCAGTCTAAACACCGGAAAAATAAAGCTGGATCACAGTCCCCAATTACTCGCTACAAACTTTCCTTCCTTCCGGCTTACGGTTTAGTGATGCACTGA
- the LOC124315343 gene encoding uncharacterized protein LOC124315343, translated as MGGSQRSTVTLRALIPYLVIYRALGLLPINFASETANPSSKPTTPWLCRFRPRLCWRQIGWTRLYSASVFLLVTGFLFEKLPSLESKGKDVVGRLEVANRSSICLNVFVTSAICFCYVGKRMSALTQKMIQCEHDLIALGCHLQNRLAVYCWIVLAIGSVATILNELVIGIKYIRPTMNSATEEEDQSTLLVIFRSIMTPFTAGLMPFVDFSVIQLSLIFSAYLKQLRKEIEHWSSLGLKAKERLRLTYWKVQSLIKEADDIFSPTILIESLSCVAHLTLQINILVGTKIESSESDEYDKHQVFMVTAITTVNLFIRFISSSLFAEMIHRERFKSQRSLYEQSGEEFWSYDLELLVTKRFVHQLTLPLGFTGCGFFKLGKSYLIAMCGTILTYEIVLMDMANSENPATFESCVNNSFTLAQHGTGIAENSN; from the exons ATGGGTGGCAGTCAAAGGTCCACTGTTACTCTTCGTGCTTTGATCCCTTATTTGGTCATTTACAGGGCACTAGGTTTATTACCTATAAATTTCGCATCGGAAACCGCTAATCCATCATCTAAGCCGACTACTCCTTGGTTGTGTCGATTCCGTCCCCGGCTCTGCTGGCGCCAAATAGGTTGGACAAGACTCTACTCTGCCTCGGTCTTTTTACTTGTGACGGGATTTCTCTTTGAAAAATTACCTTCTTTGGAGTCGAAAGGGAAGGACGTTGTTGGTCGTCTCGAAGTTGCCAATCGCTCCTCCATTTGTCTGAATGTCTTCGTCACATCAGCCATTTGCTTTTGTTACGTGGGTAAAAGAATGTCGGCCCTCACCCAAAAAATGATTCAGTGCGAACACGACTTGATCGCTCTTGGCTGCCACttgcaa AATCGGTTAGCAGTTTACTGTTGGATCGTTTTGGCCATTGGAAGCGTGGCAACAATCTTGAACGAATTAGTGATTGGCATAAAATACATCCGTCCTACAATGAACTCAGcaaccgaagaagaagatcaatCAACACTGCTGGTCATCTTTCGTTCGATTATGACTCCCTTTACAGCTGGACTGATGCCGTTTGTCGACTTTTCAGTCATTCAACTGAGCTTAATCTTTTCAGCTTACCTGAAGCAATTGCGAAAGGAGATTGAGCACTGGTCTTCCTTGGGACTCAAAGCTAAAGAACGACTCCGTTTGACTTACTGGAAGGTTCAATCCCTAATTAAA gaAGCGGATGACATATTTTCACCAACAATTTTGATCGAAAGCCTCAGTTGCGTGGCTCACTTGACACTGCAAATTAACATTCTAGTCGGAACGAAAATCGAGTCTTCCGAGTCCGATGAATATGACAAACATCAAGTGTTTATGGTCACTGCAATCACCACTGTTAACCTGTTTATCCGCTTCATTTCGTCCTCTCTTTTCGCTGAAATGATTCACCGAGAGAGATTCAAAAGCCAACGAAGTCTTTACGAGCAGTCCGGAGAAGAATTTTGGTCCTACGATCTAGAACTACTTGTG ACGAAACGATTTGTCCACCAACTGACTTTGCCGTTGGGTTTTACCGGTTGCGGCTTTTTCAAGCTGGGCAAGAGCTACCTGATCGCC atgTGCGGTACTATTTTAACCTACGAGATCGTCCTGATGGATATGGCCAACTCCGAAAATCCGGCAACTTTTGAGAGTTGCGTAAATAACAGTTTTACTCTTGCGCAACACGGGACCGGAATCgctgaaaattcaaattaa
- the LOC124315626 gene encoding uncharacterized protein LOC124315626, which yields MVSYTRLNPNIFRGLSVTNVVLWVVCTGLVTAITIRYTNLCAGITENAVGNLDFVYAGLWSSLSYGIAGLVGICASYTRRRKQMILLLVLCGIGCAGAIAAAGIAGHIAVYITQNKDDVNNTICHPEVLYPPVFTQQQAEEDCRIWAILEYTLMSYSIAAAVVNAVLLVCIGVAITGPKVHSNLV from the exons ATGGTTTCATACACTCGTCTGAATCCTAATATCTTCCGAGGTCTCTCGGTCACAAATGTCGTCCTTTGGGTTGTCTGCACTGGCTTGGTG ACGGCCATCACCATTCGCTACACAAATCTTTGTGCTGGAATAACTGAAAATGCTGTTGGAAATCTGGATTTTGTTTATGCTGGACTATGGTCTAGCCTGTCTTACGGCATAGCTGGACTAGTTGGAATTTGTGCCAGTTACACGCGTAGGCGGAAACA GATGATATTGTTGCTCGTGCTTTGCGGTATTGGATGCGCTGGAGCCATAGCGGCAGCGGGAATAGCTGGACATATCGCCGTCTACATCACACAGAACAAGGATGATGTGAACAACACAATCTGCCACCCAGAAGTACTTTATCCTCCCGTATTTACGCAACAGCAGGCGGAGGAAGACT gtAGGATTTGGGCGATTTTGGAGTACACTTTAATGTCTTACAGCATCGCAGCCGCAGTGGTCAACGCCGTTCTTCTAGTATGTATCGGGGTAGCCATTACCGGGCCTAAAGTGCACAGCAATTTGGTGTGA